The following coding sequences lie in one Spinacia oleracea cultivar Varoflay chromosome 1, BTI_SOV_V1, whole genome shotgun sequence genomic window:
- the LOC130465894 gene encoding uncharacterized protein — MLWNRVAWSSIGVRHHGDGLQPKYSSCNPSKAVNYLLADSAWFGHPLGDIFHPLSVRALVNIASAAAAAAGVLATTVIDYKLEAAAAVLAEVESSNSGSSQLKQEQNQASLKSVYFHQLLDFLEVLCLNCDYHRWIEIFT; from the exons ATGTTGTGGAATAGGGTGGCATGGAGCAGCATCGGGGTGCGACACCATGGAGATGGTTTGCAACCAAAGTACAGCTCATGTAATCCTTCTAAGGCCGTCAATTATCTGCTGGCCGACTCTGCCTGGTTCGGTCATCCATTGGGTGACATCTTTCATCCCTTGAGCGTCCGAGCACTGGTGAACATAGcttcagcagcagcagcagcagcaggtgTTCTGGCAACAACAGTTATCGATTACAAGctagaagcagcagcagcagttcTGGCAGAAGTAGAAAGCAGCAATTCTGGCAGCAGCCAGTTGAAACAAGAACAAAACCAAGCCAGCCTAAAGAGTGTTTATTTTCACCAGTTGCTGGACTTTCTTGAAGTTCTCTGCCTTAACTGTGACTATCACCGTTG GATAGAGATATTTacttaa